A single window of Rhizobium sp. SL42 DNA harbors:
- a CDS encoding acetoacetate--CoA ligase, with translation MTDTMPLWTPSEAFKASAPMTDFITWCGHRSGKAFDGYDAFYDWSISQRGPFWSAVWDYCEVKGDKGAVDLLDGDVMLKARFFPEARLNFAENLLAKAGEGDALIFRGEDKVSERWSWQRLTATVSRLQQALRDFGISEGDRVAAMMPNMPETIALMLAAASIGAIWSSCSPDFGELGVLDRFGQIEPKLFIACDGYWYNGKRQDVADKVKAVAVKLAVPVLIVPYAGDAPALVASLSDGRTLDQFMAAYAVKDIDYLRLPFSHPLYILFSSGTTGVPKCIVHSAGGTLLQHLKEQRFHCGLSAGDRLFYFTTCGWMMWNWLVSGLACGATLCLYDGSPFHPDGNVLFDYAAQEKFAVFGTSAKYIDAVRKGGFTPKTTHDLSGLRLMTSTGSPLSPEGFSFVYDGIRNDVQLASISGGTDIVSCFVLGNPLKPVWRGEIQGPGLGLAVDVWDDEGRPVRGEKGELVCTRAFPSMPVMFWNDPDGAKYHAAYFDRFDNVWCHGDFAEWTEHGGLVIHGRSDATLNPGGVRIGTAEIYNQVEQLDEVVEAICIGQDWDDDVRVILFVRLAAGLSLDEALDKKIKTKIRTGASPRHVPAKIIQVADIPRTKSGKIVELAVREVVHNRPVKNKEALANPEALDLFANLADLKN, from the coding sequence ATGACAGATACTATGCCCCTTTGGACGCCGTCGGAAGCCTTCAAGGCATCGGCCCCCATGACGGATTTCATCACCTGGTGCGGTCACCGCAGCGGCAAGGCCTTCGATGGCTATGACGCGTTCTACGATTGGTCGATCAGCCAGCGTGGCCCCTTCTGGTCGGCAGTCTGGGACTATTGCGAGGTCAAGGGCGACAAGGGCGCTGTCGACCTGCTTGACGGCGATGTCATGCTCAAGGCGAGGTTCTTCCCCGAAGCCCGGCTGAATTTCGCCGAGAACCTGCTGGCAAAGGCCGGCGAGGGCGATGCGCTGATTTTCCGGGGAGAGGACAAGGTCTCCGAGCGTTGGAGCTGGCAGCGCCTGACCGCGACAGTATCCCGGCTGCAGCAGGCCTTGCGCGATTTTGGCATTTCCGAGGGCGATCGGGTTGCTGCCATGATGCCGAACATGCCGGAGACGATCGCGCTGATGCTGGCAGCAGCATCGATCGGCGCGATCTGGTCGTCCTGCTCGCCGGATTTCGGCGAACTGGGCGTGCTCGACCGTTTCGGCCAGATCGAGCCGAAGCTGTTCATCGCCTGCGACGGCTACTGGTACAATGGCAAGCGTCAGGACGTGGCTGACAAGGTCAAGGCCGTGGCTGTAAAGCTGGCAGTGCCGGTCCTGATTGTGCCTTATGCGGGCGACGCGCCGGCCCTGGTCGCATCGCTTTCCGATGGTCGCACGCTCGACCAGTTCATGGCAGCTTATGCCGTCAAGGACATCGACTACCTCCGTCTGCCGTTTTCCCACCCGCTTTATATCCTGTTTTCCTCGGGAACCACCGGCGTGCCCAAATGCATCGTGCATTCCGCCGGCGGCACGCTTTTGCAGCATCTGAAGGAGCAGCGCTTCCATTGCGGACTTTCTGCGGGCGACCGGCTGTTCTATTTCACCACCTGCGGCTGGATGATGTGGAACTGGCTGGTGTCTGGCCTTGCCTGCGGCGCAACGCTCTGCCTCTACGACGGTTCGCCCTTCCATCCGGACGGCAATGTCCTGTTCGACTATGCGGCGCAGGAGAAATTTGCCGTTTTCGGCACGTCGGCGAAATACATCGATGCCGTTCGCAAGGGTGGTTTCACGCCGAAGACCACCCACGATCTGTCCGGCCTGCGCCTGATGACATCGACCGGCTCGCCATTGTCGCCGGAGGGTTTCTCCTTCGTCTACGACGGTATTCGCAACGACGTGCAGCTCGCCTCGATTTCCGGCGGCACTGACATCGTCTCCTGCTTCGTGCTCGGCAACCCGCTCAAACCCGTCTGGCGCGGTGAGATCCAGGGGCCGGGCCTCGGCCTCGCCGTCGATGTCTGGGATGACGAGGGCAGGCCTGTGCGTGGGGAAAAGGGCGAACTTGTCTGTACCAGGGCCTTTCCATCAATGCCGGTGATGTTCTGGAACGATCCGGACGGTGCCAAGTATCATGCCGCCTATTTCGACCGTTTCGACAATGTCTGGTGCCATGGCGATTTCGCCGAATGGACCGAGCACGGCGGACTGGTCATTCACGGTCGTTCCGATGCGACGCTCAATCCCGGCGGCGTGCGCATCGGCACGGCCGAGATCTACAACCAGGTCGAGCAGCTCGACGAGGTGGTCGAGGCGATCTGCATCGGCCAGGATTGGGACGACGACGTGCGCGTCATTCTCTTCGTCCGCCTGGCGGCTGGGCTCAGCCTTGACGAGGCGTTGGACAAGAAGATCAAGACCAAGATCCGGACCGGCGCCTCGCCTCGCCATGTGCCCGCGAAGATCATCCAGGTGGCGGATATCCCGCGGACCAAGTCGGGCAAGATTGTCGAGCTTGCCGTGCGTGAAGTCGTGCACAACCGGCCAGTGAAGAACAAGGAAGCGTTGGCCAACCCGGAGGCTCTTGATCTCTTTGCCAACCTGGCTGACCTGAAGAATTGA
- a CDS encoding ABC transporter permease, with the protein MKPARSGIGAATKAALVVAAVVFMPIAAIFVIGFSGDGENWQHMLMNVVPRAGLQTLWLLALTGAVTALFGIGTAWLVAACDFPFRRWLSPALVLPLAIPSYLAAYAFGEFLDFTGPVQTLYRTIFGFRTARDYSFFDIRSLGGAVLVMSAVLYPYVYLACRSMFLMQGRAAADVARTLGAGPLRVFAKVQIPMARPAIMIGLTLVMMETLNDIGAVEYLGVQTLTFSIFDTWLNRGSLAGAAQIACVMLIFVALLLLVERQARKRQRFASHKTTAIVADAVRLRLVGARGLMAALFCAVPILVGFVIPVVVMGGFALRRLDGFLEPRLLKALWNSALVSSSAAVLTVTLAFVLSYAARTDRSRLATGASRLAALGYGIPGTVLGIGVLIPLAGLDNAVDGLLRSHLGISTGLLLSGTGFAIVYAYTVRFLTMAEGTMDAGFQKLSPHLDMASRTLGRSGLQTLREVLLPNLRPAVLTAALLVFIETLKELSATILLRPFNFNTLATLVYEDASRGMAQDSSVAALIIILAGLIPVIMVSRSLDAGN; encoded by the coding sequence ATGAAACCCGCCCGCAGCGGGATCGGTGCTGCGACCAAGGCGGCGCTGGTCGTTGCCGCCGTGGTCTTCATGCCGATCGCCGCGATCTTCGTCATCGGCTTTTCGGGCGATGGCGAGAACTGGCAGCATATGCTGATGAACGTGGTTCCGCGCGCCGGCTTGCAGACCCTATGGCTGCTGGCACTGACCGGCGCCGTGACCGCTCTCTTCGGCATCGGCACAGCCTGGCTGGTCGCGGCCTGCGACTTTCCGTTTCGCCGCTGGCTGTCGCCAGCCCTTGTGCTGCCGCTTGCCATTCCATCCTATCTGGCGGCCTATGCCTTCGGGGAGTTTCTCGACTTCACCGGGCCGGTGCAGACGCTCTATCGTACGATCTTCGGCTTCAGGACCGCGCGGGACTACAGTTTCTTCGACATTCGCTCGCTGGGCGGCGCGGTGCTCGTGATGTCTGCGGTACTCTACCCTTATGTCTATCTCGCCTGCCGCTCGATGTTCCTGATGCAGGGGCGTGCCGCGGCCGATGTCGCCCGGACGCTGGGCGCGGGACCATTGCGGGTGTTTGCCAAGGTGCAGATCCCGATGGCGCGGCCGGCGATCATGATCGGGCTGACCCTGGTGATGATGGAAACGCTGAACGATATCGGGGCGGTGGAATATCTCGGCGTGCAGACGCTGACGTTTTCGATCTTCGACACCTGGCTCAACCGCGGCAGTCTGGCGGGCGCCGCACAGATCGCCTGTGTCATGCTGATCTTCGTCGCCCTGCTGCTGCTGGTAGAGCGCCAGGCCCGCAAACGGCAGCGCTTTGCCAGCCATAAAACCACGGCCATCGTTGCCGATGCGGTGAGACTGAGGCTTGTCGGTGCACGCGGGCTCATGGCGGCTCTGTTTTGCGCCGTTCCGATCCTGGTCGGCTTCGTCATTCCAGTTGTCGTCATGGGCGGCTTTGCGCTGCGGCGTCTCGACGGCTTCCTCGAGCCCAGACTGCTCAAGGCCCTGTGGAATTCGGCGCTCGTTTCCTCTTCCGCGGCGGTCCTCACGGTCACGCTTGCCTTCGTCCTGTCCTACGCCGCCCGCACCGACCGATCGCGGCTGGCGACCGGGGCAAGCCGGCTTGCCGCACTCGGCTACGGCATTCCCGGCACCGTGCTTGGCATCGGCGTTCTGATCCCGCTTGCGGGGCTCGACAATGCGGTCGACGGCTTGCTGCGCTCGCATCTCGGCATTTCCACCGGGCTACTTCTGTCCGGCACCGGGTTTGCCATCGTCTACGCCTATACGGTGCGGTTCCTGACCATGGCGGAGGGAACGATGGACGCCGGCTTCCAGAAGCTTTCGCCGCATCTAGACATGGCGTCGCGCACGCTGGGTCGCTCGGGTCTGCAGACCTTGCGCGAGGTGCTGCTGCCCAATCTGCGGCCAGCCGTGCTCACGGCGGCACTTCTGGTCTTTATCGAGACACTCAAGGAGTTGTCGGCAACGATCCTGCTCAGGCCGTTCAATTTCAACACGCTTGCAACACTCGTCTACGAGGATGCCTCGCGCGGCATGGCACAAGACAGCTCCGTTGCCGCCCTGATCATCATCCTGGCTGGGTTGATCCCGGTGATCATGGTGTCGCGCTCGCTCGACGCGGGCAACTGA
- a CDS encoding LysE family translocator codes for MSITMTATLFSILGAIAIGAMSPGPSFILVSRLSVSRSRLHGLAAAIGMGLGGALFATLALAGLTALLQQVAWLYLTLKVLGGAYLVYLGIRIWQGARLPVADAETGAYEGRSAGQCLAIAFATQISNPKTAVVYASIFAALMPANPPAAALLILPPAIFVIEAGWYAIVALVFSARRSQAVYLRFKLWVDRVAGAVMGALGIRLISESLAAARS; via the coding sequence ATGTCCATCACCATGACGGCCACGCTTTTCAGCATTCTCGGCGCCATCGCGATCGGTGCGATGAGCCCCGGGCCGAGTTTCATCCTCGTGTCACGCCTCTCCGTCTCGCGCTCTCGTCTGCACGGTCTTGCCGCGGCGATCGGCATGGGTCTCGGCGGTGCGCTTTTCGCAACGCTTGCGCTCGCGGGACTGACCGCGCTGCTGCAGCAGGTGGCCTGGCTTTATCTGACGCTAAAGGTTCTCGGCGGCGCCTATCTCGTCTATCTGGGCATCCGGATCTGGCAGGGGGCACGCCTGCCTGTCGCCGATGCCGAAACCGGCGCCTATGAAGGACGCTCGGCCGGGCAATGCCTGGCAATCGCCTTCGCAACCCAGATCAGCAATCCGAAAACCGCGGTGGTCTATGCCAGCATATTCGCCGCCCTGATGCCGGCCAACCCGCCTGCTGCGGCGCTGCTGATCCTGCCTCCGGCGATATTCGTCATCGAGGCCGGCTGGTACGCCATCGTCGCGCTCGTATTTTCCGCCAGACGCTCACAGGCCGTCTATCTGCGCTTCAAGCTCTGGGTCGACCGCGTCGCCGGCGCGGTCATGGGCGCGCTCGGCATTCGGCTGATCAGTGAAAGCCTGGCCGCGGCCCGGAGCTGA
- a CDS encoding helix-turn-helix transcriptional regulator has translation MDELAWITQSEVGSAVQGFDGEGRISFVDGPFAGFIERVPVRPGIALYRSRGRSSHAWTLKAQGDSPAGNLVLGTMLDGAGTIDASGNTRQVWHEPGRPFLLSLAERDIAYNLQAGQHWSAVTLLLEPDALEALAVQDGVPPLVRAVLDNGRLPVSRVLEGNRMVARLAQDLLSPVYMGSMGALWRESRAMELLAHQLDHLAEGAPIAAAFTPRELARVREAHQQLIAQLRCPPSLDGLANQVRLSPRRLNHAFRQLYGMTVFGVLLDARMKTAHRLMRERSYLPLKHVAWMVGYRQLSNFVTAYRRRFGVSPGQHRRID, from the coding sequence ATGGATGAACTGGCATGGATTACGCAAAGTGAAGTCGGAAGTGCCGTTCAGGGCTTCGATGGCGAGGGTCGTATCTCGTTCGTCGACGGGCCGTTTGCCGGGTTCATCGAGCGCGTCCCGGTGCGGCCGGGTATCGCTCTCTATCGCTCGCGGGGCCGTTCAAGCCATGCGTGGACCCTGAAGGCGCAAGGGGATTCTCCGGCCGGCAATCTGGTTCTCGGCACCATGCTCGATGGTGCCGGCACGATCGATGCGAGCGGGAATACCAGGCAGGTCTGGCACGAGCCGGGGCGTCCTTTTCTGCTCAGCCTCGCCGAACGTGACATCGCTTATAATCTGCAGGCCGGCCAGCATTGGAGTGCAGTGACACTGCTTCTGGAACCCGATGCGTTGGAGGCGCTTGCAGTGCAGGATGGGGTTCCGCCGCTGGTGCGTGCCGTGCTGGACAATGGACGCTTGCCTGTTTCACGGGTGCTGGAAGGCAACCGTATGGTGGCCCGCTTGGCGCAGGATCTCTTGAGCCCCGTCTACATGGGAAGCATGGGCGCCCTTTGGCGCGAGAGCAGGGCGATGGAACTCCTGGCGCATCAGCTCGATCACCTGGCGGAGGGAGCGCCGATCGCTGCGGCATTCACCCCGCGCGAACTTGCCCGCGTCCGTGAAGCCCATCAGCAGCTGATAGCGCAATTGCGTTGCCCACCCAGCCTGGACGGGCTTGCCAATCAGGTGCGCTTGTCTCCGCGTCGCCTCAACCACGCCTTTCGCCAACTGTATGGCATGACCGTCTTTGGGGTTTTGCTGGACGCGCGCATGAAAACCGCCCATCGGCTGATGCGCGAGCGGTCTTATCTCCCTTTGAAGCATGTCGCCTGGATGGTAGGATACCGCCAACTTTCCAACTTCGTTACCGCCTATCGCCGCCGCTTTGGTGTGTCGCCGGGACAGCATCGGCGCATCGACTGA
- a CDS encoding PAS domain-containing sensor histidine kinase has product METTGPLMPAQYPFIDVAVHDKIRPRLSRGEALMVFSPGLERVLWTNGAGARFFGNASIYDFLEEGPNRSDVTFRQIEAAARQLVNTGDSRNLMLRVTSGFQKVPVTALAELVEIRRGERVVLVAIPPIGKTASLTDLAQELMAGFDDPDTHMAVFDGDGQVVASSGQFAALGITPHTARTLVKLTSSESDRLVKRPIPTGRGYLPAAIGKISDTPALHLLFAVETILGQMDPSADFAEPAAQAPSLEQPAAGPVEEPAAEPQVADVAEVAETDMTVAEEPAAAPEDIIETETRNGHEAAPVASDLKGALGDDLGDDLGDDMASDVAGQPDIAAEAPAATDIEDTAIPQDDLPVLEDELPAEDTVPALAEEPSRQAALQALPEADADSRMGGFASAPFDSVIAAIGTIEEIEVSAEDIEADALGSVESYGDELSGDIAAPATAPVADESASDMPGGDIVAEAQDYAPAEAAVEDAAETVDEDLPEPVAQPVVYAETADTSSDVTGDLPTHAPSGSATDIAADDDASREEAAFAEAVETAEHSGALASNDTAFVPSPADLPGGPIVSEPPRMEMTPVAAEDPEASLDQPFVFSRERRASRFVWKIDAEGRFSEVSGEFAEAVGPHAADINGVAFSDLAALFNLDPDGKIGELLKKRDTWSGKTIYWPAEGTSLMVPVDLAALPTYTRNRDFDGFRGFGIVRVGDAVEDPNATGLTFVPQAAGAADTQATPEVFATETADILDDTDEDEFRAYRFEDETPEFLETQAEALDEAPQEFVQAEAADDAAEELAHAGDIDGAETEDQQENDLPAGDTAEVVNEPKADAEDLPKPPSLIPSAPFRSVEPPVLRIMEPVRPVVRPEKIVQLEERRTRIRDGLSPGEQAAFREIARKLDPMGLRAKVEESLSESLQAKTSEIAPEPEADDVTTGAELPEASSTPTILATPAMPAGEADAPREERAQPTAPLLEGLPLKREKSLTAEIVDLMPVALLVHVGDRLIHANPEFFSLTGYASLDDLEQSGGLDALIQRQDLDTSGDQAGRVVAVRADDTLVPVTARLQSVRFDDASALMLALIVQPEATRPEPVHALPEMTAAQAGEAARLRVEVEEMRSILETATDGVVILDADGDIRSMNRAASALFNFDDMETRGKPFVMLFAHESQKSILDYLSGLAGHGVASVLNDGREVIGREASGGFLPLFMTIGKLTSSNGYCAVIRDITQWKRTEEELRNAKRAAETANAHKTDFLARVSHEIRTPLNAIIGFADMMANEHFGPVGHPRYGEYAHDIVRSGRHVLDIVNDLLDISKIEAGEMDLDFAAVGLNETVQAAVSIIQPQANSQRVIIRTALSQAVPNVVADSRSIKQIVLNILANAIRFTPSGGQIIVSTAYEANGSVALRIRDTGIGMSRTELEQAMKPFRQVSTGTPRSRGDGTGLGLPLTKAMVDANRASFAISSAPNEGTLVEVSFPSPRVLAD; this is encoded by the coding sequence ATGGAAACGACAGGTCCGCTGATGCCCGCCCAATACCCGTTCATCGATGTCGCCGTCCACGACAAGATCCGCCCGCGGCTTTCGCGCGGCGAGGCGCTGATGGTGTTTTCGCCGGGGCTGGAGCGGGTATTGTGGACCAATGGCGCCGGCGCGCGCTTTTTCGGCAACGCCTCGATCTATGATTTTCTCGAGGAAGGCCCCAACCGCAGCGACGTGACGTTTCGCCAGATCGAGGCGGCGGCGCGGCAATTGGTTAACACAGGCGACAGCCGCAACCTGATGCTGCGCGTCACGTCCGGTTTCCAGAAGGTGCCGGTGACGGCGCTGGCGGAGCTTGTCGAGATCCGCCGCGGCGAGCGGGTCGTGCTGGTGGCGATCCCGCCGATCGGCAAGACGGCCAGCCTCACGGACCTGGCGCAGGAGCTGATGGCCGGCTTCGACGATCCCGACACGCATATGGCGGTGTTCGACGGCGATGGCCAGGTGGTGGCGTCGTCCGGACAGTTTGCCGCCCTCGGCATCACCCCGCACACGGCCCGCACCCTGGTCAAGCTGACATCGAGCGAGAGCGACCGGCTGGTCAAGCGGCCGATCCCGACGGGCCGTGGCTATCTGCCGGCGGCGATCGGCAAGATCTCGGACACGCCGGCACTGCATCTGCTGTTTGCCGTCGAAACCATTCTCGGCCAGATGGACCCAAGCGCCGATTTTGCCGAGCCTGCCGCGCAGGCGCCGTCGTTGGAACAGCCGGCAGCGGGTCCGGTCGAGGAACCGGCAGCCGAGCCCCAGGTGGCTGACGTGGCCGAGGTGGCGGAAACGGACATGACCGTCGCGGAAGAGCCTGCGGCGGCACCGGAGGACATTATCGAGACCGAGACCCGCAACGGGCACGAGGCCGCGCCGGTGGCCAGCGACCTGAAGGGCGCCTTGGGGGACGACTTGGGGGACGACTTGGGGGACGACATGGCGAGCGATGTTGCCGGGCAACCGGACATCGCAGCCGAGGCGCCGGCCGCGACCGACATCGAGGACACAGCAATCCCCCAGGACGACCTGCCCGTCTTGGAAGACGAGTTGCCTGCCGAGGACACCGTTCCGGCGCTTGCGGAGGAACCGTCGCGCCAGGCGGCGCTGCAGGCGCTGCCCGAGGCCGATGCGGACAGCCGGATGGGCGGCTTCGCCTCTGCGCCATTCGACAGCGTGATTGCCGCGATCGGCACGATCGAGGAAATCGAGGTCTCGGCCGAGGATATCGAAGCCGACGCACTCGGCTCCGTCGAGAGCTATGGCGACGAACTGTCCGGCGACATTGCGGCTCCGGCTACAGCACCGGTTGCTGACGAGTCAGCTTCCGACATGCCTGGTGGAGACATCGTGGCGGAAGCGCAAGACTATGCGCCGGCCGAGGCCGCCGTGGAGGACGCCGCCGAGACTGTTGACGAGGACCTGCCCGAGCCGGTTGCACAGCCGGTGGTATATGCCGAGACCGCCGACACATCGAGCGACGTGACAGGCGACCTGCCGACCCACGCGCCTTCCGGATCGGCGACGGACATCGCGGCAGACGACGACGCGTCGCGCGAAGAGGCCGCTTTTGCCGAAGCTGTGGAAACTGCGGAACATTCCGGGGCACTTGCGTCGAACGATACGGCTTTCGTGCCCTCACCGGCGGACCTGCCGGGCGGCCCGATCGTAAGCGAACCGCCGCGCATGGAGATGACACCGGTCGCCGCCGAAGACCCTGAGGCTTCGCTCGACCAGCCATTCGTCTTCTCGCGTGAGCGCCGCGCCTCCCGCTTTGTCTGGAAGATCGATGCGGAGGGCCGCTTCAGCGAGGTCTCCGGCGAATTCGCGGAGGCTGTCGGCCCGCATGCGGCGGATATCAACGGCGTTGCCTTTTCCGACCTCGCCGCCCTGTTCAATCTCGACCCCGACGGCAAGATCGGCGAATTGCTGAAGAAGCGCGACACCTGGTCCGGCAAGACGATCTACTGGCCGGCCGAAGGCACCAGCCTGATGGTTCCCGTCGATCTGGCCGCCCTGCCGACCTATACGCGCAACCGAGATTTCGACGGCTTCCGCGGCTTCGGCATCGTGCGGGTCGGCGATGCGGTCGAGGATCCGAATGCCACCGGCCTGACTTTCGTGCCGCAGGCAGCCGGGGCCGCCGACACGCAAGCCACGCCTGAGGTTTTCGCAACCGAAACTGCCGACATCCTCGATGACACCGACGAGGACGAGTTCCGCGCCTATCGGTTCGAAGACGAAACGCCGGAATTCCTCGAAACGCAGGCCGAAGCGCTCGACGAGGCGCCGCAGGAATTTGTCCAAGCCGAAGCGGCGGACGACGCGGCCGAGGAACTGGCACATGCCGGCGACATCGATGGCGCCGAAACCGAAGATCAGCAGGAGAACGATCTTCCGGCCGGAGATACGGCAGAAGTGGTGAATGAGCCCAAAGCCGATGCCGAGGACCTGCCGAAGCCGCCAAGCCTCATCCCGTCCGCCCCGTTCCGCTCGGTCGAGCCGCCGGTGCTGCGCATCATGGAGCCGGTTCGGCCGGTCGTCAGGCCGGAGAAAATCGTCCAGCTGGAAGAGCGCCGCACGCGCATCCGTGACGGCCTTTCCCCAGGCGAACAGGCCGCATTCCGCGAGATCGCCCGCAAGCTCGATCCGATGGGCCTTCGTGCCAAGGTCGAAGAATCGCTGAGCGAAAGCCTGCAGGCCAAGACGAGCGAAATTGCACCCGAGCCCGAGGCTGACGACGTCACCACAGGCGCCGAACTGCCGGAAGCATCTTCGACACCTACAATTCTGGCAACACCTGCAATGCCGGCAGGCGAAGCCGATGCGCCGCGCGAAGAGCGCGCGCAGCCGACAGCACCCCTGCTTGAAGGCCTGCCGCTGAAGCGGGAAAAGAGCCTGACGGCCGAGATCGTCGACCTGATGCCGGTTGCCCTGCTTGTGCATGTCGGCGACCGGCTGATCCATGCCAATCCGGAATTCTTCTCGCTGACCGGCTACGCCTCCCTGGACGACCTCGAACAATCCGGCGGCCTCGACGCATTGATCCAGCGCCAGGATCTCGACACCAGCGGCGACCAGGCCGGGCGGGTCGTGGCCGTCCGGGCCGACGATACGCTGGTTCCGGTGACCGCGCGGTTGCAGTCGGTGCGCTTCGACGATGCCAGCGCGCTGATGCTGGCCTTGATCGTGCAGCCCGAAGCCACTCGCCCGGAGCCGGTCCACGCGCTGCCGGAGATGACAGCAGCCCAGGCTGGAGAGGCTGCGCGCCTCAGAGTCGAGGTCGAGGAAATGCGCTCGATCCTGGAGACCGCAACCGATGGCGTGGTGATCCTCGATGCGGATGGCGACATCCGCTCGATGAACCGCGCCGCCAGCGCGCTGTTCAATTTCGACGACATGGAAACACGCGGCAAACCCTTCGTCATGCTGTTTGCCCATGAAAGCCAGAAGTCGATCCTCGACTATCTGAGCGGCCTTGCCGGTCATGGCGTGGCCAGCGTGCTGAATGACGGTCGCGAAGTGATCGGCCGCGAGGCCTCCGGCGGCTTCCTGCCGCTGTTCATGACGATCGGCAAACTGACCTCGTCGAACGGCTATTGCGCCGTGATCCGCGACATCACGCAATGGAAGCGCACCGAAGAGGAATTGCGCAATGCCAAGCGTGCGGCCGAAACCGCCAATGCGCACAAGACCGACTTCCTCGCGCGGGTCAGCCATGAAATCCGCACGCCGCTGAATGCGATCATCGGCTTTGCCGACATGATGGCGAACGAACATTTTGGCCCGGTCGGCCATCCGCGCTACGGCGAATATGCCCATGATATCGTGCGCTCTGGCCGCCACGTGCTCGACATCGTCAACGACCTGCTCGACATTTCCAAGATCGAAGCCGGAGAAATGGATCTCGATTTTGCCGCGGTCGGCCTCAACGAGACCGTGCAGGCGGCCGTCTCGATCATCCAGCCACAGGCCAACAGCCAGCGCGTGATCATTCGCACGGCGCTGTCGCAGGCTGTGCCGAATGTCGTGGCCGACAGTCGCTCGATCAAGCAGATCGTGCTGAACATCCTGGCCAATGCCATCCGGTTCACGCCGTCCGGCGGACAGATCATCGTTTCGACGGCCTATGAAGCCAATGGCAGCGTGGCGCTCAGGATCCGCGACACCGGCATCGGCATGTCGCGCACCGAACTGGAGCAGGCGATGAAGCCGTTCCGCCAGGTCTCCACCGGCACCCCGCGCAGCCGCGGCGACGGCACCGGGCTCGGCCTGCCGCTGACCAAGGCCATGGTCGATGCCAACCGGGCGAGCTTTGCCATTTCGTCGGCGCCGAACGAAGGCACGCTGGTCGAGGTGAGCTTCCCCTCACCGCGCGTGCTGGCGGACTGA
- a CDS encoding phasin, translated as MTKDIFSFTAFDPSKLQESFRDFAEKGAAQSKDAYAKLKSATEEATKTVEATVQTAQAGTVEIGLKAIDALRTNAEMSLSHMEALLGVKSVAELVELQTSFIRKQAEVTVEQAKSIQETAKKVAETVSKPGKDAAEKVMSTFKAA; from the coding sequence ATGACCAAGGATATCTTCTCTTTCACCGCCTTCGATCCGTCCAAGCTGCAGGAAAGCTTCCGTGACTTCGCCGAAAAGGGCGCAGCCCAGTCCAAGGATGCCTATGCCAAGCTGAAGAGCGCGACCGAGGAAGCCACCAAGACCGTGGAAGCCACCGTCCAGACCGCCCAGGCCGGCACTGTCGAGATCGGCCTCAAGGCCATCGATGCGCTGCGCACCAATGCCGAAATGTCGCTCTCGCACATGGAAGCGCTGCTCGGCGTCAAGTCGGTTGCCGAACTCGTCGAACTGCAGACCTCCTTCATCCGCAAGCAGGCGGAAGTGACGGTCGAACAGGCCAAGTCGATCCAGGAAACCGCCAAGAAGGTTGCCGAAACCGTCTCCAAGCCGGGCAAGGACGCCGCCGAAAAGGTCATGTCGACCTTCAAGGCCGCCTGA
- a CDS encoding DUF6602 domain-containing protein, which produces MAHDLHTFMDQTAAEIASEYDRIYANAASDPGSAGDEGELNWAEVLKGWLPANYHVATKGRILGANGELSPQIDVVVLKPAYPLRLRQKPTWLAGGVAAAFECKNTLTAANIRDAVERCVKFKSLFPARQGSPFKELKSPLFYGVLAHSHAWKGAASKPEFNCTKTLSDASALVAHPRLLLDAMCVADVGFWQCNYIPAQQDFWLEGTNVARGPIDRMMTMFTGSTVNANRDRNVRFQPVGALVHRIMKSLAYGDVSLRDIASYYSATGLEGEGEGAMRPWGLDDVYSSAVAHRVRSGLEAVSVPWDEWGMHSGF; this is translated from the coding sequence ATGGCACATGATCTGCATACTTTCATGGATCAGACTGCAGCTGAAATCGCGTCAGAGTACGACAGGATATACGCCAATGCCGCGAGCGATCCCGGAAGTGCGGGCGATGAGGGGGAGCTGAATTGGGCAGAGGTACTGAAGGGTTGGCTACCAGCAAACTATCATGTTGCGACCAAGGGAAGAATACTTGGTGCGAATGGGGAGCTATCGCCCCAAATTGACGTTGTCGTGCTCAAGCCGGCCTATCCTCTAAGACTGCGACAGAAACCTACTTGGCTCGCCGGGGGTGTTGCGGCCGCGTTCGAGTGCAAAAATACACTTACGGCGGCCAATATCAGGGATGCAGTCGAGCGATGCGTGAAGTTCAAAAGCCTATTTCCTGCACGTCAAGGCAGCCCATTTAAAGAGCTCAAGTCGCCGCTATTTTACGGTGTCCTTGCTCATTCGCATGCGTGGAAGGGTGCCGCGTCGAAACCAGAATTCAACTGTACAAAGACGCTTTCTGACGCCAGCGCTCTGGTTGCTCATCCAAGATTACTGCTCGACGCAATGTGCGTAGCTGACGTCGGCTTTTGGCAATGCAATTACATTCCAGCACAGCAAGACTTCTGGCTGGAGGGTACCAATGTCGCGCGTGGACCCATAGATCGAATGATGACGATGTTCACAGGGAGCACAGTCAACGCAAATCGCGACCGCAATGTACGATTTCAGCCTGTTGGCGCCCTAGTCCACAGAATTATGAAATCGCTGGCTTACGGCGACGTCTCCCTTCGAGACATTGCCTCTTACTATAGCGCCACCGGCCTTGAAGGAGAGGGAGAAGGCGCTATGAGACCGTGGGGCTTAGATGACGTGTACTCCTCCGCCGTCGCTCATCGTGTGCGAAGTGGATTGGAGGCAGTAAGTGTTCCCTGGGATGAATGGGGAATGCATTCGGGATTTTGA